From Paraburkholderia sabiae, a single genomic window includes:
- the cobA gene encoding uroporphyrinogen-III C-methyltransferase: MGKVYLIGAGPGAADLITVRGARLLERADVVLHDALVEPAMLDYAPHARKIAVGKRCGKRSTAQHFINKQIVDAAKEHGLVVRLKGGDPMLFGRADEEMRALEAAGIEYEVVPGITAALASAASLRRSLTLRGVSRSVALATHSRAPDSAEIREQVNADSLVFYMGRDSAPEIAQQLIDAGRAGSTPVAIVEACSTPRERMLTLTLDGLAAGDAQLWLDASQPSLLMIGDAFAERVSSGQSDADAEHDEAALRVA; the protein is encoded by the coding sequence ATGGGTAAGGTGTATCTGATTGGCGCGGGGCCGGGTGCGGCGGACCTGATCACGGTTCGCGGCGCGCGGCTGCTGGAGCGCGCCGATGTCGTGCTGCACGATGCGCTCGTCGAGCCGGCTATGCTCGACTACGCGCCGCACGCGCGCAAGATCGCGGTGGGCAAGCGCTGCGGCAAGCGCTCGACGGCGCAGCACTTTATCAACAAGCAGATCGTCGATGCCGCGAAAGAGCACGGCCTGGTCGTGCGTCTGAAGGGCGGCGATCCGATGCTGTTCGGTCGCGCCGACGAGGAAATGCGCGCGCTCGAAGCGGCGGGCATCGAGTATGAAGTCGTGCCGGGCATCACGGCGGCGCTGGCGAGCGCGGCGTCGCTGCGTCGTTCGCTGACGCTGCGTGGCGTATCGCGCAGCGTGGCGCTTGCGACGCACAGCCGCGCGCCCGATTCCGCCGAGATTCGCGAGCAGGTGAATGCCGATTCCCTGGTGTTCTACATGGGCCGCGACAGCGCGCCCGAGATCGCGCAGCAACTGATCGACGCGGGCCGCGCCGGCTCGACGCCGGTGGCAATCGTGGAAGCATGCTCGACGCCGCGCGAGCGGATGCTGACGCTGACGCTCGACGGCCTTGCTGCCGGCGATGCGCAGTTGTGGCTCGACGCGTCGCAGCCTTCGCTGCTGATGATCGGCGATGCGTTCGCCGAGCGCGTGTCGAGCGGGCAGTCGGACGCCGATGCTGAACACGACGAGGCGGCGTTGCGCGTCGCTTGA
- a CDS encoding sulfate adenylyltransferase subunit 1 produces MSTTHQPEDLGVLRFITAGSVDDGKSTLIGRLLYDSKAVLSDQLSALSRAKNKRTVGDEIDLSLLTDGLEAEREQGITIDVAYRYFATAKRKFIIADTPGHEQYTRNMVTGASTAHAAIILVDATRVTFENNETQLLPQTKRHSAIVKLLGLQHVIVAINKMDLVEYSEARFNEIRDAYVALARQLGLNDVRFVPVSALKGDNIVTASERMPWYAGEPLLDVLEALPVDSASHEALRFPVQWVARQDGSQADDFRGYMGRVESGEVKLGDSIVVLPANRAATVAEIIAPVPGGTAQVDRAFAGQTVTIRLTEDVDVSRGDTFVHASAPVQPAKKLEADLCWFDESPLSTARKYLLKQTTNTVFARVGGIQQVLDVHTLSHATDRHELKMNDIGRVSLTLQKPIVADEYDAHPGTGAFVLIDEATHHTVAAGMIRSVSA; encoded by the coding sequence GCCGCCTGCTGTACGACAGCAAGGCTGTGCTGTCGGATCAGCTGTCCGCGCTGTCGCGCGCGAAGAACAAGCGCACGGTCGGCGACGAAATCGACCTGTCGCTGCTGACGGACGGCCTCGAAGCCGAGCGCGAGCAGGGCATCACGATCGACGTCGCGTACCGCTACTTCGCCACCGCGAAGCGCAAGTTCATCATCGCCGACACGCCGGGCCACGAGCAGTACACGCGCAACATGGTGACGGGCGCATCGACGGCGCACGCGGCCATCATTCTCGTCGACGCGACGCGCGTCACGTTCGAGAACAACGAAACGCAACTGCTGCCGCAAACCAAGCGTCACAGCGCGATCGTCAAGCTGCTCGGCTTGCAGCACGTGATCGTCGCGATCAACAAGATGGACCTCGTCGAGTACAGCGAAGCGCGCTTCAACGAGATTCGCGATGCGTACGTCGCGCTCGCGCGCCAGCTCGGTCTGAACGACGTGCGCTTCGTGCCGGTGTCGGCGCTGAAGGGCGACAACATCGTGACGGCGAGCGAGCGCATGCCGTGGTACGCAGGCGAGCCGCTGCTCGACGTGCTCGAAGCGCTGCCCGTCGATTCGGCTTCGCATGAAGCGCTGCGTTTTCCGGTGCAATGGGTGGCGCGCCAGGACGGCAGCCAGGCCGACGATTTCCGCGGCTACATGGGCCGTGTCGAGTCCGGCGAAGTGAAGCTCGGCGATTCGATCGTCGTGCTGCCGGCGAACCGCGCGGCGACCGTCGCTGAAATCATCGCGCCCGTGCCGGGCGGCACGGCGCAGGTGGACCGCGCGTTCGCGGGCCAGACGGTGACGATCCGTCTCACGGAAGACGTCGACGTGTCGCGCGGCGATACGTTCGTGCACGCATCGGCGCCTGTGCAGCCGGCGAAGAAGCTCGAAGCGGACCTGTGCTGGTTCGACGAGTCGCCGCTGTCGACGGCTCGCAAGTATCTGCTGAAGCAGACCACGAACACGGTGTTCGCGCGTGTCGGCGGCATCCAGCAGGTGCTCGACGTGCATACGCTGTCGCATGCGACGGACCGCCACGAACTGAAGATGAACGATATCGGCCGCGTGTCGCTGACGCTGCAAAAGCCGATCGTCGCCGACGAGTACGATGCGCATCCGGGCACGGGCGCGTTCGTGCTGATCGACGAAGCGACGCATCACACGGTCGCGGCCGGCATGATTCGTTCGGTTTCCGCCTGA
- a CDS encoding sirohydrochlorin chelatase → MGSHGIVLFAHGARDARWAEPFQRLSARLKDLRGVSAGPVSLAFLELMTPDLPAAVAQQVADGASVVTVVPVFFGQGGHIRRDLPLILDQCRAAHPSVEIRCSTAVGEDADVIEAIAGYCLRQAV, encoded by the coding sequence ATGGGATCTCATGGGATTGTGCTGTTTGCGCACGGCGCTCGAGATGCTCGATGGGCTGAGCCTTTTCAACGGTTGTCCGCGCGGTTGAAGGATTTGCGCGGGGTGTCCGCGGGCCCCGTTTCTTTGGCGTTTCTCGAACTCATGACGCCTGATCTGCCTGCTGCTGTTGCCCAGCAAGTCGCCGATGGGGCTTCTGTTGTTACCGTCGTGCCTGTTTTCTTCGGGCAAGGTGGGCATATTCGGCGAGACCTGCCTTTGATCCTTGATCAGTGCCGGGCGGCGCATCCCTCTGTCGAGATTCGCTGTTCCACCGCCGTCGGTGAGGATGCCGATGTCATCGAGGCGATTGCTGGGTATTGCCTGCGGCAAGCTGTTTGA
- the lptG gene encoding LPS export ABC transporter permease LptG, translated as MRIYERYFARQIYLTFIFILFAFSGLFFFFDLINELNSVGHGNYKFQYAVLRVALQTPSRFYEIIPVAALISAIYVFAQMAANSEYTIFRVSGLATNRALRSLLKIGIPLVFLTYLIGEVVGPYTDQLSERVRLEALGSSVSSNFESGVWVKDTLTARADGEQVTRFVNVGQLQPDATISNVRIYEFDSKFRLSNVRIAKTGKFQPPGHWLLTDVTDTQLIDVAPDAGKPADALNPVYRAKQVTLPEYSLRSELTPQILSVLLVAPERMSMFNLFRYIQHLTENHQDTQRYEIALWRKLLYPFAVFVMLVLSLPFAYLHTRAGVVGVKVFGGIMLGMSFQLFNTLFSHIGNLNTWPAPLTAATPALVYLVLGLVGLKWVDRH; from the coding sequence ATGCGCATCTATGAAAGGTATTTCGCGCGTCAGATCTACCTCACGTTCATCTTCATTCTGTTCGCGTTTTCGGGTCTCTTCTTCTTCTTCGACCTGATCAACGAACTGAACTCGGTCGGCCACGGCAACTACAAGTTCCAGTACGCAGTGCTGCGCGTCGCGCTGCAAACGCCGTCGCGCTTCTACGAAATCATCCCCGTGGCCGCGCTGATCAGCGCGATCTACGTGTTCGCGCAGATGGCGGCGAATTCCGAGTACACGATCTTCCGCGTGTCCGGTCTCGCGACGAACCGCGCGCTGCGTTCGCTGCTGAAGATCGGCATTCCGCTCGTGTTCCTCACATACCTGATCGGCGAAGTGGTCGGGCCGTACACGGACCAGTTGTCGGAGCGCGTGCGTCTCGAAGCGCTCGGTTCGTCGGTGTCGAGCAACTTCGAGTCGGGCGTCTGGGTGAAGGACACGCTGACGGCGCGCGCCGACGGCGAGCAGGTGACGCGCTTCGTCAACGTCGGACAGTTGCAGCCCGACGCGACGATTTCGAACGTGCGGATCTACGAATTTGATTCGAAGTTCCGGCTGTCGAACGTGCGGATCGCGAAGACGGGCAAATTTCAGCCGCCCGGCCACTGGCTGTTGACGGACGTCACGGACACGCAGCTGATCGATGTCGCGCCTGACGCCGGCAAGCCCGCGGATGCGTTAAACCCGGTGTATCGCGCGAAGCAGGTGACGTTGCCCGAGTATTCGCTGCGCTCGGAACTGACGCCGCAGATTCTGTCGGTGCTGCTGGTCGCGCCGGAACGGATGTCGATGTTCAACCTGTTCCGCTATATCCAGCACTTGACCGAGAATCATCAGGACACGCAACGCTACGAGATCGCGCTGTGGCGCAAGCTGCTGTATCCGTTTGCTGTGTTCGTGATGCTGGTGCTGTCGCTGCCGTTTGCGTATCTGCATACGCGTGCGGGCGTGGTCGGCGTGAAGGTGTTCGGCGGGATCATGCTGGGGATGAGCTTTCAGCTGTTCAATACGCTGTTCTCGCATATCGGGAATCTGAATACCTGGCCTGCGCCGTTGACGGCTGCGACGCCCGCGCTGGTTTATCTGGTGCTTGGGTTGGTCGGGCTGAAGTGGGTTGATCGGCATTAG
- the bla gene encoding class A beta-lactamase, producing the protein MTHSPIRRSLLIALAAAPVVGVRAQPASSVALNLAAHERFAQLEASSGGRLGVAAMRTSDGAYVSYRESERFPLCSTFKLMAVALILKRSMAEKGLLEERVRYGDADLVANSPVTKGGAGEGMTIGELCAAALQHSDNTAANLLLTALGGPEVLNEFARSIGDTWFDLARREPELNASVPGDMRDTTAPRAMMQDVQKLLLSDDVLETPQREKLKAWMLGNTTGASRIRAAVRSTGWAVADKTGSGDYGTANDVAVVYGPSVAYALAIYFTGVTPKETPPQDAIVDEAARIVFDVLR; encoded by the coding sequence ATGACCCATTCTCCGATTCGCCGTTCCCTGCTGATTGCACTTGCTGCCGCGCCTGTTGTTGGCGTGCGCGCGCAGCCTGCGTCGTCCGTCGCACTCAATCTGGCCGCGCATGAGCGGTTTGCGCAGCTCGAAGCATCGAGCGGCGGGCGGCTTGGCGTGGCGGCCATGAGGACGTCGGATGGCGCGTACGTGAGCTATCGCGAGTCGGAGCGGTTTCCGCTGTGCAGCACGTTCAAGCTGATGGCGGTTGCATTGATCCTGAAGCGCAGCATGGCCGAAAAAGGCTTGCTCGAAGAGCGCGTGCGCTACGGCGACGCGGATCTCGTCGCCAATTCGCCCGTGACGAAAGGGGGCGCGGGCGAGGGCATGACGATCGGCGAGTTGTGTGCCGCGGCGCTTCAGCATAGCGACAACACGGCGGCCAATCTGTTGCTGACGGCGCTTGGCGGGCCCGAGGTGTTGAACGAGTTCGCGCGTTCGATCGGCGATACGTGGTTCGATCTCGCGCGTCGTGAGCCGGAACTGAATGCATCGGTGCCCGGCGACATGCGCGATACGACGGCGCCGCGCGCGATGATGCAGGACGTGCAGAAGCTGCTGTTATCGGATGATGTGCTGGAGACGCCGCAGCGCGAGAAGTTGAAGGCTTGGATGCTGGGCAATACCACGGGCGCTAGCCGGATTCGCGCTGCTGTACGTTCGACGGGGTGGGCTGTTGCCGACAAGACGGGCAGTGGTGACTATGGCACCGCGAATGATGTGGCCGTGGTGTATGGGCCAAGTGTGGCCTACGCCCTGGCCATCTACTTCACTGGCGTGACGCCTAAAGAAACGCCGCCGCAAGATGCTATCGTCGATGAGGCTGCGCGGATTGTGTTCGATGTGCTTCGGTGA